One Romboutsia sp. 13368 genomic window carries:
- the spoIIIAD gene encoding stage III sporulation protein AD: MQMIGVALISTTLCLVIKKDRPEIAMFIGILTGVIILVSVIFKLGFIIESINELATKANIPSVYITLIIKLIGIAYLMEFAIQLCKDCGEGSIASKLEFGGKIIVMTMSFPILLSIVEMVLNIIP, from the coding sequence ATGCAAATGATTGGTGTTGCACTTATATCCACAACACTTTGTTTAGTAATAAAGAAGGATAGGCCAGAGATAGCTATGTTTATAGGAATACTTACAGGAGTTATCATATTAGTATCTGTAATATTTAAGTTAGGTTTTATAATAGAGAGTATAAATGAGTTGGCAACAAAGGCTAACATACCTAGTGTATATATAACTCTAATAATTAAATTAATAGGAATAGCATATCTTATGGAATTTGCAATACAACTTTGTAAAGATTGTGGGGAAGGAAGTATAGCATCTAAGCTTGAATTTGGAGGGAAAATCATAGTAATGACAATGTCATTCCCTATACTTTTATCAATTGTAGAAATGGTATTAAATATTATCCCATAG
- the spoIIIAC gene encoding stage III sporulation protein AC, whose protein sequence is MDISLIIKVAGVGILISILNMVLEKTDRKDWATFTTLAGVIIVLGMVLTEISALFNTVKTMFQLY, encoded by the coding sequence ATGGATATATCATTAATAATAAAAGTTGCTGGAGTAGGAATCTTAATATCTATTCTTAATATGGTTTTAGAAAAAACAGATAGAAAAGATTGGGCTACATTTACAACATTAGCAGGAGTAATAATAGTTTTAGGAATGGTATTAACAGAAATAAGTGCTTTATTTAATACAGTAAAAACTATGTTTCAACTTTACTAA
- a CDS encoding stage III sporulation protein AB yields the protein MQIKIFIIGILVACSYLIGEYIYKAYIKRHKEVNDLIRILEIMRMDLSFGLYTLEEVFKRLGEKKEFTISKFFESISNELHNNTYKVLEEILNDNVYILIKETYLQNKEVDELKKLIFTLGKSDIESQSRMIDLSIENLKKITGETKEDINQKGMVYRKLSTIIGLIIGIILI from the coding sequence TTGCAAATTAAAATTTTTATAATAGGAATTTTAGTAGCGTGCAGTTATTTAATAGGAGAATATATATATAAAGCTTATATAAAAAGACATAAAGAAGTAAACGACCTCATAAGAATATTAGAGATAATGAGAATGGACTTATCATTTGGATTATATACATTAGAAGAAGTCTTTAAAAGATTAGGTGAAAAAAAAGAGTTTACTATATCTAAATTTTTTGAAAGTATATCTAATGAACTACATAATAATACATACAAGGTACTAGAGGAAATATTAAATGATAATGTTTATATTTTAATTAAAGAGACTTACTTACAGAATAAGGAGGTTGATGAGCTAAAGAAACTTATATTCACTTTAGGAAAAAGTGACATAGAATCTCAATCAAGAATGATAGATTTATCAATTGAAAATTTAAAAAAGATAACTGGAGAAACTAAAGAAGATATAAATCAAAAAGGAATGGTTTATAGAAAATTATCAACAATAATAGGATTAATAATAGGAATAATTTTAATTTAG